The following are encoded in a window of Pseudomonas sp. St316 genomic DNA:
- a CDS encoding glycosyltransferase, with product MSLQEDETRRLREQLRATEERLKEVETLLQTKESEAVALSDWAVDLRAQLAAKQAELFKLSDWGNAIERAPLRYSIRKQLYRLSRRVYAWLPLTTQQKSQLARRLRSWLKQRKATPGESAAPTNLTPLQHLPPPVNLEVPPCSGQPMILMFGVIDWHFRIQRPQNLAKELARAGQTTFYVSNHFIDDEAPGFEVEPLEGSNRLFQIRFKVLGAPAIYHAPPSAAAIHQLCQGLAMLLQWANVGAVDCIVQHAYWFPLARRVPNATLVYDCMDHHEGFGNVAQELLDLEIALMRRADLLVATSDWIEQHGKRENRNVEVIRNACEFSFFSQRPDKVYRDPANRKIIGYYGVIAQWFDLDLVKQVAQAFPKHLILLIGSDTVQAKKYFKACPNVVLEGEVPYATLPYYLYAMDVCLLPFKVMPLTLATNPVKVYEYLSAGKPVVAVKLPELSQFGKLVWAVEEPTEFISAIGDVLNAVPEASATLKARQSFARGQTWQHRAASLRKAIATLPLPKVSVVVLTYNNLELTKACLDSLLTQSQYPNLEIIAVDNHSSDQTPAYLTAWAKGHPDRLVILNPDNKGFAAGNNLGLAAASGDYLVVLNNDTVVTAGWIKGLIRHLQDNKEIGIIGPITNNIGNEAKVSTGYERMEDMPAEAAQMTRARMGEWFEINTLAFFCVMFPRSTYEQIGGLCEEYGLGFFEDDDYCRRVQRRGMRAACAEDVFVHHHLSASFDTLGAKKKQALFEKNRAIYESKWGSWVPHTYRDV from the coding sequence GTGTCACTTCAAGAAGATGAGACCCGGCGCCTGCGCGAGCAATTGCGGGCGACTGAAGAGCGCCTCAAAGAGGTCGAAACACTACTCCAGACAAAAGAAAGCGAAGCTGTCGCGCTGTCCGATTGGGCTGTGGATTTACGCGCCCAACTGGCGGCGAAGCAGGCTGAACTGTTCAAGCTTTCGGACTGGGGCAACGCCATCGAACGCGCACCGCTGCGTTATTCGATACGCAAGCAGCTGTATCGGTTATCGCGCCGGGTCTACGCCTGGCTGCCACTCACCACCCAGCAGAAAAGCCAACTGGCGCGTCGGCTTCGAAGCTGGTTGAAACAGCGCAAGGCAACACCGGGCGAATCTGCGGCGCCAACGAACCTTACCCCGTTGCAACACCTGCCACCGCCCGTAAACCTTGAAGTACCGCCTTGCTCCGGACAACCCATGATCCTGATGTTCGGCGTGATTGACTGGCACTTCCGCATCCAGCGCCCACAGAACCTGGCCAAAGAGTTGGCACGGGCAGGACAAACGACATTTTATGTCTCGAACCACTTTATCGACGATGAGGCCCCCGGCTTCGAAGTGGAACCCTTGGAAGGCTCCAACCGGCTGTTCCAGATCCGGTTCAAGGTGCTCGGCGCACCGGCCATTTATCATGCTCCACCGTCAGCGGCCGCAATCCACCAGCTATGCCAAGGCCTGGCCATGCTTCTGCAATGGGCGAACGTCGGTGCCGTGGATTGCATCGTCCAGCATGCCTACTGGTTCCCGCTGGCAAGGCGTGTCCCCAACGCCACGCTGGTTTATGACTGCATGGATCACCATGAAGGCTTTGGCAACGTTGCCCAGGAGTTGCTCGACCTTGAAATTGCCCTGATGCGCAGGGCGGATTTGCTGGTGGCGACATCCGACTGGATCGAACAACACGGCAAGCGGGAAAACCGCAACGTCGAGGTGATCCGCAACGCCTGCGAGTTCAGCTTCTTCAGCCAACGTCCCGACAAGGTCTATCGGGACCCCGCCAACAGAAAAATCATCGGCTACTACGGCGTCATTGCCCAATGGTTCGACCTGGACCTGGTCAAGCAAGTCGCCCAGGCCTTCCCAAAGCACCTGATACTGTTGATCGGCAGCGATACCGTCCAGGCAAAAAAATACTTCAAGGCCTGCCCGAATGTGGTCCTGGAGGGCGAAGTCCCGTATGCCACCCTGCCTTACTATCTCTATGCCATGGACGTTTGCCTGCTTCCGTTCAAGGTCATGCCGCTGACCCTCGCCACCAATCCGGTCAAGGTCTATGAATACCTGAGCGCGGGAAAACCGGTGGTCGCGGTGAAACTGCCGGAACTGAGCCAGTTTGGCAAACTGGTCTGGGCGGTTGAGGAGCCGACTGAGTTCATCTCGGCCATTGGCGATGTGCTGAACGCAGTGCCAGAGGCCAGCGCCACGCTAAAGGCGCGCCAATCGTTCGCCCGGGGCCAGACCTGGCAGCATCGGGCCGCCAGCTTGCGCAAGGCCATCGCGACACTGCCCCTGCCCAAAGTCAGCGTCGTGGTGTTGACCTACAACAACCTCGAACTGACCAAGGCCTGCCTCGACAGTCTGTTGACCCAGAGCCAATACCCGAACCTTGAAATCATCGCCGTCGATAACCACTCCAGCGACCAGACCCCGGCCTACCTCACCGCCTGGGCCAAGGGGCATCCAGACCGGCTCGTCATCCTCAACCCGGACAACAAGGGTTTTGCCGCGGGCAACAACCTGGGCCTCGCGGCGGCCAGTGGCGACTATCTGGTTGTCCTGAACAACGACACGGTCGTCACCGCCGGTTGGATCAAAGGCTTGATCCGTCATCTGCAGGACAACAAGGAAATCGGCATCATTGGCCCGATCACCAACAACATCGGCAATGAGGCCAAAGTCAGCACCGGCTATGAACGCATGGAAGACATGCCCGCCGAAGCCGCGCAAATGACCCGCGCTCGCATGGGTGAGTGGTTCGAAATCAACACCCTGGCCTTTTTCTGCGTGATGTTCCCGCGTTCGACCTACGAGCAAATTGGTGGCCTGTGCGAGGAGTATGGCCTGGGGTTCTTCGAGGATGACGATTACTGCCGTCGCGTGCAGCGTCGT